One window of the Rosa rugosa chromosome 3, drRosRugo1.1, whole genome shotgun sequence genome contains the following:
- the LOC133741210 gene encoding ankyrin repeat domain-containing protein 2B-like — translation MASAQKDSPADAKTVPKEEKTSKSETSSGESQAPQAAPGGFPFPAGAGGMPFPFPEAGGAGPNPFDFSAMTGLLNDPSIKELAEQIAKDPSFNQMAEQLQKTFQGAPVDEGVPQFDSQQYYSTMQQVMQNPQFMTMAERLGNALMQDPSMNTMLESFTNPSNKDQLEERMARIKDDPSLKPILEEIETGGPAAMMRYWNDKDVLQKLGEAMGLAVGADGAPSEVSGEKPWSPEEAEDAGVEDEPIVHHTASVGDVEGLKNALATGADKDEEDSEGRTALHFACGYGEAKCAQVLLEAGAKVDALDKNKNTALHYAAGYGRKECVALLLENGAAVTLANMDGKTPIDVAKLNNQNEVLKLLEKDAFL, via the exons ATGCAAAGACAGTTCCCAAAGAGGAGAAAACTTCCAAATCTGAAACATCTTCTGGGGAGTCACAGGCACCACAAGCAGCACCAGGAGGGTTCCCGTTTCCAGCAGGAGCAGGAGGGATGCCTTTTCCATTCCCTGAAGCTGGAGGTGCAGGTCCCAATCCTTTTGATTTCTCTGCCATGACCGGCTTGCTTAAT GATCCAAGTATCAAAGAACTAGCTGAACAGATAGCAAAAGATCCTTCATTCAACCAGATGGCAGAGCAACTTCAGAAAACTTTTCAAGGTGCACCAGTTGACGAAGGTGTCCCTCAGTTTGATAGTCAACAGTACTATTCCACCATGCAACAGGTTATGCAGAATCCTCAGTTTATGACCATGGCTGAGCGCCTCGGTAATGCATTGATGCAG GATCCATCCATGAATACAATGCTTGAGAGTTTCACAAATCCATCAAACAAAGATCAGCTGGAGGAGCGTATGGCACGCATCAAAGATGATCCTTCTTTGAAGCCTATTTTAGAAGAGATAGAGACTGGGGGTCCTGCTGCCATGATGAG ATACTGGAATGATAAAGACGTGTTGcagaagttgggagaagcaatGGGTCTTGCAGTTGGGGCTGATGGAGCCCCTTCTGAAGTTTCAGGAGAAAAGCCCTGGTCACCAGAGGAAGCAGAAGATGCTGGAGTTGAGGATGAACCCATTGTTCATCACACTGCTAGTGTTGGTGATGTGGAG GGTTTGAAAAATGCGCTTGCTACTGGTGCTGACAAAGATGAGGAAGATTCTGAAGGAAGGACAGCATTGCATTTTGCGTGCGGATATGGCGAG GCAAAGTGTGCTCAGGTGCTTCTAGAGGCTGGAGCAAAAGTGGATGCCTTAGATAAGAATAAAAACACTGCGCTTCATTATGCAGCCGGTTATGGCAGGAAGGAATGTGTGGCCCTTCTATTGGAAAATGGCGCAGCTGT CACACTCGCAAACATGGATGGAAAGACCCCGATTGACGTTGCCAAGCTGAACAACCAAAACGAAGTACTTAAGTTGCTCGAGAAGGATGCCTTCCTCTAG